CAGCCTTAAAATTAACCAGCTGAATGACCATGTCGATCATCATTGAGTCAACTAGATTCTAGCAGTCTCAGAAAGTAATAAAATGCATAAAGAACAGATGAACTGCTTGAAGGCAGAGTTATAATACTTAACTAATTATCTACAAATGGAAAGTACTCATCATACCGTGCTAGTTTTCTTTAACTTGTCCAATGATTTTGCtatgatattttctttcttttgaaCTTGGACCAATTGAGCACTTCCAGCATCACCAAGGTAATTAGCAGTGTCATCAGTCTCTTTAGTTTCCTGAAGAAGACACACTTCTAACCAATTAGAAATGTTGCCAGAGCAACCTCAAGGATAAAAAGCTGATCATCTACCAGGCTTGAATTAAAGATTTGTTATATTTTAAAGGGGATCCATCTAAAGTTTGACAAAATTTCTTAAGAAATTAGGCTCAAGGTCCAGATTATGATAAGGTCAGGTGACAAGTAGTTGACAGTTATCCGAATAAAGTATCTTGATTATGGCTTCTATAAAACTAGAAAAAGCAACTGgtctttcatttatttattacttTGTTTTCTTTTTGGTAAAGAGAAGAATTTAgtgaaggggaaaaaaaaaaaaaagaaatgtcacAAATGAGAAAACAAGAAACATAAAAAGGGCAACAGTTTTCCAGTAGCCTGACTAGAGCATCACAAACACAAGGCTAATTAACAATGCTCCAAATTTGTTAACAATATTATGCAAACAGAATACTCCTGTTCATCGAAATTATTCAATGTGCTGTGAAATTTCTTATATGCAAGAGAAAACTGCTATAACAATGTCACATAGAAGGTGGTCAAAAGCATAAGATGCACCTCCTCATTTTCAGATTGATCAGTGCTTCTTTGAACCCGTTTTTCTAGTTCAATAAGCTCATTTCGTAGGAGTTCGAAACGGAGAATGTCATTTGATTCTGAGTCTGTAACACCTGCATTtagagtgttctgcccaatataaTCATCTCCCTGCATTCACCAAACTGATGACACATGATCTTCCATTACAATGAAGTACACTAATTTCCAACAGCAAAATATATACTCAACTCCTGGAACTCATTCCATGCAATCAAAAACAGGCAAAGCATTCAGTTACATTAAAAGCCAGGGCTAACAGAATACAACCACATACCAATTAATGCTATCATATTCTTAATTTAGTGAGTTCTATCACTTGTCCAGAACAACTAATTTTACCGCTCAACTACATTAACATAGAAGCCAAGACTTCAGCATTTTATCATGAGGAACATCGAACAACAGCTTATAATTTACTTATAGCAGAACATCATCCCAATTCTTGCATTATTCACTATTGATAGCTTCTATCTTCCCAGCAGAAGGCAGATGAGGAATGTTGCATCAAAATTCATCCACTACTGAAAACTGAATGAGTTTATAGAAAAGGTATTCTTTATTGGTATGGTTTAAGTACCTCGCAATTTTACAACAATAATAGGTTAACACTGGTCGACAGGTAATTATTTGCATCCATTTATTTAGGAAACAACTGCCAAAAACTTTTGGTATTAAGATTTGCAAGCGTTCTGGACCTCCAGTATGATAATTTTCCATCCAATTCTATCCAATGGACTATCATTTCTGGGTAATGAACAATGAAATCCAACACTACACGCTTTTTTCAATTGGTGTCACTTCTTTAAAACTCATCAACAGTGGCAATAAactttaacaattgaaataattgtAGCCACTGGTCAGTTTTCTCTCTTTAGCAAATTAAAGTTTCCACAAAGTTTCTCTCTCTAAACCATGTCATACCTTTATCCATCATTACGTACTAGAGGGAAAAAAGTTAGAAACCCAATTTCCTAAAGAGAGAAACTGACCAGTAGTATTAAAATCCACAGCAACTATTGATAACTTTTACAGAAGTTGCCACAAGTGAAAAAATGGCAACAATTTTGGATTTTATCGGTTATTAGGATTTAGACACATTACTTATCAACGAATAAAACTTATTACTTAACAATAAGCAAACCAGAAATCATCAGCAACTTTGAATAAACAAGCACGATTTCAAGCCAGGTCAATTTGTAGAATAACCGTAGAAAAATTCTAATAGTTATATTTGCCACAAGAAAAATAATTTTGCCATCAAGTTTTTGAACTTGAAGAATAAATTGCATCAATATCATAAGCACAATGTTATTGACACCTGTTCTAACTCCACAGTTTTCAATGTACTGCACACATAAATCTTAACCTATTGATTGAACATTGTTGTCAAACAAGAGACCAACAAAAATTGAGTAAATTGCACCTACCGTTCCATCCCTGAACTTTAATTTGTTACAAAAGTCACTCAACTTTAATTTTGTTTCGAAAGTCCATCTAATTGGCAATAACAGGTTTGCACATTAAAAGATAAAATTACTCTTTGCCTCtctcaaaaataaatttatcattttatccttttttcattcttttttcctttcacttttataatcaaattaattaataattatttatcaataaaattaatttcttttatttattaatacaaatattattattattatcatcatcatcatcaaataaaatatatattattttatttgatgGTTGCTAGCTGAgatattttaacaaaatattagtttaaatattattataatgacaaaaacaaaagaaaagaaagaagaagaatctAGACCCTTTTCCATCCAGGTAACAGAACCCACTCTCCCTCCCCCTTCCTATTTCAGGCCCTCTTTTCGTTATCTCCATATTTTCTAGTGAATTGACGCTGTGTCAGCTCGTCACAAAACATAATaagaattaataaataatatatataattaacaatcgcattaataaataaaataaaataattttattgtaaataattattaattaattcgaTTATAAAggtgagagagaaagagaatgaaaaaagagataaaatactaattttatttttgagaGGGGCAAAAGGGTAATTTTACCTTTTTCAACTTGAAAACCTGCTATTGCAGGTTAGAGAacttttctaaaattaaattaaaattgagtgatTTTATTGTAACAAATTTAAGTTTAGGGACGGAAATGAAACACGCCCTTAAGTTCAGGGACGGTTAATGCAATTTACCCACAAAATTTACCATTTAGATATATCATATCCTTCAACGGATAAATCTGAAACATAGTCTTAGTATGGTAAGAGCACATTGTCAAGTACCAGCTGCATGCAGGAATTCAACTATTGATTGAGCAACCTAGCCCAGTCCATAAAATTAGTTGTATTTCTAATTAATTTTCAGAACAGACAAGGATGCTGTAGATATGTGCCCTCATGTAGACACGTATAACAATTACTTCCAATGGTGTCAGTTTTTGTTCAACACTTACACCTAAGGTATTGCAAACCATGATGCTTTGATGTAAAGAATTTGTCTAATGTATTTAATGGCTAAATTATCAAGGCAAGTTAGAAACTTAGATGCATAAACAATTATATCATAAGCACATTACAGGAAGTGCATACAGATCCATCTGTCACTGTGAAGTCAGGATCAGACTTCTTGGTCGGAAAGCGTGCAAAGAAGCTCCAGAGTCCTCTAGATTTACTGGCAACTcaaaaatagagagagagagagagagagagagagagagagagagaaggaaaagATGGAAATGTTATTCAACATAAAAAGAATCAAACTATTGGCAACAATAACTCAAACCTACAGCATAGGTCACATACCTGTTGGTCCTATCTAGTCTTATCTTAAATATTTTTCTCCTTTTCCCTTTTAAGTATGGTTGTTGCTAAATAACATAAGACTGCGAATTAATTTCATCATGTCACTTGAAGATTATTACTAAGATATCATTAACTATATAGAAAATCTTAAATAAAACTCAACAAAGATCGAAGCATTATATGATTAGCACAGATTTTCAAAGATACTCAGATAAAAGTAGTCAAAATGATTTACCGTGtactattttaaaattaaaataaacattagaaccttttttttttatataattaaaaaaaaaaaaaaaaaaaaaaaaagagccacACCACACTAAAAACATTAAGGAAACTTTATTTCCCTACTTGCATTTTCCACAGCTGATGTGACTGAAATTAGTGGGAATGTTTACTGCATCCATATTACTAAAAGATACAACCAATCTGTTAGTAATAGCCAAACACAGCAATTAAGCAAGCTTCAATCAGAACCATGTTTAGAAATTGATAAAACCATAACTTGGAAACATATAATACGCCAACTTGAGGGGCAAATACCTATCTACGTGCATTCAGACACATGCAAACACACCCACCCCTTTAAGTACATGCAAGCCATGAGCCAAAGGACGTGTGGCCAACAATAATCAACATGTGCATGCATGTTTGATCAAATGCTAGAATGAAATGAAAAGAATACCTGCTGAAGAGAAGCTGCTTTTGCTCTGAAAGATGCCTCCAGAAATTCAGCCTCTTTTTTAAGTTTCCTTATTTTCTCAAGATCAGAACAAgcagcttttaattgctcttttcCAGAATTAGAGCTTGATACATGCAACTCCTCAAGTAACTTTTCTAGTCTTATCAGAGCTTCTTCAACACTCTCCAATGCCTGACACCAGAAGGCATGGCAAAGTGAGCAGCCGTTCAACAAATTCCAAAATGCAATACATAGCAGACCAATGGGGGAGAATAATGCTCTTTCCACAGCTAAACAAATATGTAAATAGCCTCATCAATGTTATTGCATTGGTAGGGCTTAATTTCCCTCGTCTCTCTAACTTGTTGGCTAACTTTTCTCTCGTCACACCCCATGTGTGGCAGCCTCCAAGAAATGAACATCTTTTCTATCAACAATTAAAAAGATCCAGATATGATTTTCAACCAGACAAAGTCATTGTCCCATTCACTATTTCGTCAAAGTTATTTGTTGAGATGCCACCTCATAGCATCAATTATCAATACTTACATCAACAAATTGGGATATCCACCAAGGATAAGAATAAAACTTTGGGAAATGACAACATATTGACATTCAACTTGCAGAGGTATTCTTTCTTATCCAAAAAAACTTTGTGCACTTGAACACCCAGATTTCCTCAGTTGATAGATGTTATGATGGTTGGGAGAGCTCCCCACCTGGGATTGTCACCCAAGACATAGTATCTGGGTCTATGTGTGcatctcatttatttatgatCCAACAGtatacaacaacaacaataagccttaatcccaaactagttgggATAAGCTATATGAATCTTTTTTCGCCATTTAGTTTTGTTTGAAACCAATTCCACATTAATATTCAAAATTTGTAAATCTTTTGATACTACTTTCCTCCATGACATTTTAGATTTCCCCCTTTCCCTTTTCTCTCCTTCCACCACTAACTTAAAAAACTTTTGTACTAGGCTATTTGATACTCTGCGCTAGACATGACCAAATCATCTTAATCAACCTTCTCTCATTTATCCCCAATACATGCATTCTCTGGCAAGCATGGTCATTCATGATCTTATCCATTACCATGTTACCAAACATCCATCTTAACATCCGCAATAGTATAGTATAGTAATTAAGCACTCGGTAACCGGTAGCAATAAATTTGTCAAAAAAATCAGTATATTACTGGCCCTGTAGAAAATCATTAACCGCCCATAGAATTTTCgaaataatttaaattgaattagCAATTACATGCTCAAGTACAGGTAATTTTATACATGCATATAGAAGCACATAGTAGATTCTGAAACTTCCCCTTTTCTTTCAATTCCTTTAGGATGTGATGCCCTTCTATTTTAGATTATACAAGTGCAGCTTGTCTAAACAAAGAGGCACCTATAGTTTTTCCTCTATTATTCCCCTGTTTTAATATGTGCACTTTATCAACTGTCCCAATTAATCTTCCCATCCTTGCCCCAAAAGAAATATCTTCAATGCATTATTGTTGGTTAAACAAAAGAATGTTCATCCAATTGTGAAGAGTGGTTTTTTTTTACTTCATAATTGCAAAGGATTTCACTCAAGTTATGTTAGTTAAATCTATATCATCAATTTGTAATTAATGAGGATTAATAATGTTATGTTAACATTGAGAACCAGACAAGGTAAGCAAACAAGAAAAGCAGAGCCATCATGATAAATATGTTCACTGTTTACCCAAGAAGTGATGAGGTAAAGCCACATGTTTGACATTCCAACATGACATATGATAACTCATACAATTTGGAATGAACTTTAGTTTCAAAGAAAGGAGGGTAAGGTGCCCCGGGCGCCCGCCGGGGGCGGGGGGGTGGGTGGTTGTGGTGTGGAGCAAACCTTGTCAAAAGAATCCATCTCTTTGGCTATTGGTGAAAAAATTGCACATCCTGTTCTCTCAGCAAAATTGTTCTTGCTATCTTTCATTTTCCTGCAACATACTTTCTTTAAGAGTAATTTGCTATAGCTGATAATTTTAAGCAAAGTATTATATAGACAATGAGCACACACCAGCTGAACTAATAGTGACATGTGAACATTAATTCACAAGTTTTTTAGACACGCCATCCTTATTTTCTTATGCGAAAAAATGAAATTAgatgaaatgaatgtttgaggggGGAAATAAAGTACTGTTACGTTTATgtacaaaatatgaattaaatgCTTGAAAATGTCTCTACAAATGTAGCTTAAAATGAAATTTGAGCAAATCTCAATTGTGGGTTAGTTCAGGCATCCACAGAATCAATAGTAACACTTAGCGATTTTTAAGTTTTTCATGTTATCTTGATGTgcattcagaatatttgtcaccGAAAACATATGTACCATATCCATAAGATCAAGTTTAATCTCTATGTGCATGATTTAAGCGAGTATGAATGAGAGAGAAAGCATTAAGATTTTTCCTTTAGTAGCTTACCGAGATAACCCCAGTTCTTCCATGCACTCCATTAATTTGTTGTGCCTAAACAATGTTGACAAAAAAATCTTTCAAATTAATGACTCACCTCATATTTGTGCAATAAACTATGCAATGTTAGTTCAATTACCCCCTGGACAAGAACCTCGCTGCCTTAACATGGGAAGGGTTCTCCAACCATTTACTGTATTTAATAAAGCTCTGCATCCAATAAGAGCAGACATCTACTAGATGGGGGATAGCTTCAGCATTTGGAGGATCCTGTTGCTTATTTCCATGGCCATGCGCCAGTTTTGGAGTGCTAATATTTCCTGGATAGAAAGAAAGCCAGTCCAGCTCTTCGCAGACTACCTATAGAAAAACATATCGTGATTATTTCAAATTAACCACAAGACAGATTTGTTTAATGGTAATAACTACACATGCTGACCTCTACATACAATTGGTATGAACTTATTGATGAAAGCTGAGGATAGTACAACACACTACCCCAATAAGTTACCTGCAATTAATTCCATTCAATTTTTTTGGTAATgggaaaatattttaaaaaaaaacaaaaaaaagagtCAACTACCTCATGAAGCCTTCGATAGGCTCATCTATGgcatcaaatccgtttgcagatAGAAAGGACTGTGAACTTCTTCCCAATGCGATAAAGAATCCAAAAATAGCCAAGTCCTTCTCCAAAACCTGCAgttaaaaaaattactttaatAGCAACCTCAGCATGATTAGGATTTCATTTATCAAATGatgttttaataattataaataaatagctTTTCTAGGTTCTAAAAATTGATATGCATGTTTACCTAAGTGTAATTAAAGATCATGTGCTGAAATGTATAGGCCTCAACTAATACGTTTATACTGCCTTTACATGAACTTTAGCAAGTGGTAATTTTGGAGCTAAGTTGTTTCCATTTCGTTTCTAAATTACTAGCAAACTTTTCTATTTCTTGGAGAGCCcaaataacaataataaataatagtatgacaatttaaaattaatagaataaCAAAAAAGGCTAGCTATTTATGGTGTTAGACCCACATTAGAGGGGTTGGGTGATGGTAGTGTGCTGTATGTCACATATAATACATCTTTTCTAAAAGACTGGTAAACAACCTTCTATTTCATTTTCATCCTTCTTCCCTTATTGAATTCTATCCTAAACCAATATAACATTCTAACAAACCAATAAAATATGCAACTAAATAACATATGTaactatgttttttttttttttttattaactctTACCATCacaacataatatattaatacagAATAGGAAGATGATATTCCTAATACAATTTAGTAATTGTATTCaaagtaaatttaataaatttaagagTTCTATtctttagaaattttattcttattaggtttattatttagaaattttatttattactaatttattttagtttaatttagtattcctaattaaGATTGAATTAGGGTTCTAAAATCCTAATGTGATTGGGATTCCTAATTCTATAAATAAAACCTAGGGTTTCTATTGTTAGGAAATAACTTGGTTATGACAATTTTATGAGTTGATAATTAGTTCTCTCTTCAAGGATTGGTCCTTGATTTCTCTTAGTTCtttattcttttttatttgttCTACATCATATATGTTTCTAAGATGGAGGTATGCGACCAATGCTGTACATGAAAGCTCATTTAGTCTTTAAATGTGCATATCTAGAAACCCTCGGATGGGAGTGTTTGGTGACATGGTAAATGAGATGCTTGCAACCATAACAATGCAAGTTTGACCAATGAAACCAGTAACTTCATGCAAAACTGCTAAAGTCTCCAAATTCTCCTTCCCAGGACCTCACTTCAGAGGCACCATACTCAGGTAATGGCCATTGGAAGCTTTAGCACTAAC
The DNA window shown above is from Hevea brasiliensis isolate MT/VB/25A 57/8 unplaced genomic scaffold, ASM3005281v1 Scaf233, whole genome shotgun sequence and carries:
- the LOC131176741 gene encoding uncharacterized protein LOC131176741, yielding MQSFIKYSKWLENPSHVKAARFLSRGHNKLMECMEELGLSRKMKDSKNNFAERTGCAIFSPIAKEMDSFDKALESVEEALIRLEKLLEELHVSSSNSGKEQLKAACSDLEKIRKLKKEAEFLEASFRAKAASLQQGDDYIGQNTLNAGVTDSESNDILRFELLRNELIELEKRVQRSTDQSENEEETKETDDTANYLGDAGSAQLVQVQKKENIIAKSLDKLKKTSTDVLQGTQLLAIDVTAAIELLRRVLIGDELTEKEKKALQRTLTDLASVVPIGVLMLLPVTAVGHAAMLAAIQRYVPALIPSTYGPERLELLRQLEKVKEMEVSEADANENEKELS